The genomic segment TTGAAATATTCGAGTCCTTCCCTGCCCGTGGTGGCGTACCGGACGTCGTAGCCCTCGAGGCTGAGACCGTCGCAGGTGCTCTCGCAGAATGCCGAGTCGTCGTCAACGATGAGCACGCGAGTCTTAGTTTCCATTTTCATTACCTCGCCTGAGGGGGATTGATTAGCCTTAATATGTTTGATTGCATTTACGTGTTCATTGTCGCGGCTCTTTGCGCCGGAAGATTTTGTCAAACCCGATTGCCGCCTCCCGTAAGTCGGCCGTTCCGGCGCGGTCCCCGGCTACGAGGCTTTCATACTCCTTGAGTTTTTAAGGGTGTTCTCTATGGTGCTCTTCAGGCCGAAGAGCTCGAAGGGTTTCACCAGGTACCCGTCGCATTCTCGGGTGTCGGGGTTTTGAGGCAGGGCGCTGAGCATCACCACCGGCGTGTCGTAGAGCGAGTGGATGAGCTTGGTGGCCTCGAGGCCGTTCAACTCTCCCCGGAGCATGTAGTCCATCAGGATTATGTCGGGGCGGGTCTTGCCGCACTCTTCCACCGCTTCCTCGCCGGTGGAGAAGACGCCGATTACGTCGTAACCGAGCCTGGAGAGGCGCAGGCTCAGGTCCATGGCGACGATTATTTCGTCTTCCACGATGATGATTTTTTCGGGCATGGGCCGATTCTCCTTGGAGGGGGCGACGTAGTCGTTGTCGTCGGCTCCCCCTATTGAGGTTCTCACTTTTACGTGCCTGTGGAGTTAGGATGCCGTGCCTTTTATATAAGCAATCTTTATGCCTCGGCCTCGGAAGGCGCGTCGGACCATTCCCCGGCGCCGTCCGGAGGGACGTAGTGGGGATGTGCGGCCGTTGGGCGAAATACCGGCGGTCGCGCCCGAACGGGTTGCCTCGACGCACACTCGGACAAAGACCAGCCAAAATGGTCGTTTCAGAATGACGGGGTGGTTTATTCCGCGATGGTATAAAAAAAGCCCCCCGGGCCGGTCGCCGTCGCGCAGTCGTCGGTTACACGACGTACCCCCGCTTCCCCATGATTTTGCGGAAGGTTCCCTTCGATTCCTCGTCACCGATGTTCTCCACTATCTCGTCGAACGTGGCCCGGGCCGACTCCCAAAAACGGGCGGCCTTCTCCGCTTCGCCGGTCCGCTCGTAGAGCGTCGCCAGGTGCACCGCCTCCTCCACCCGGCTGGTTCTGTACGTTTCCATTTCGAAACCGGCCTCGGCGGCGGGCAGGAAATCCCGGAGACGTCCCAGCTCATTCGCGGAGAATTCCCTGCGACGCGCCGTCAGCCCCAGGGCGCTCAGGCGGTAAACGGCCATCTCCTTCTCGTCCATAAACTCGCCCACCTCGGCGAAAAGCGCCTCGGACTCCTCCTCGCGCCCGACCTCGGCGTAGAAAACGGCGAGGGAGAGCTTGACGACCAGGGTCATCCGGTGGGCCCCCACCTCGCCGTAGATTTCAATCGCCCGGCGGAAGTGCTTATCGGCCTTTTCGTACTCCCCCCGCAGGCGGGACAGGGAGGCGAGGCCGTAGTTGGCGTAACCGTCGCCCAGGCGGTTGTCTATGATTGCGTTGATCTCGAGATAGCGGGTGTAGAGCTCATCGGCGCGGTCGAAGCGGCCGAAGGCGGTGTAGATCGAGGCCAGATTGTTGCAATTGACGGCGAGCCCCAACCTGTCGCCGCAGCGCTCGGCGATGTCGTAGGAGCGCAGCAGTAGCTCGAGGGCCGTCCCATACCTGCCCTCTTCCATCTCCACGGTGGCGATGTTGTTCAGCGCGCTCTGCATGCCGAGAAGGTAGCCGTGCTTCTCGTAAAGCTCCAGGGTGCGGCTCTGGTACTCGCGGCCCTCGTCGAGTCGCTTCAGCTCGTTGAGGATGCTGGCGTGGATATTCGCGATGCGGGCGCGGACCTTGTCCGAGGCGAAGTCATCCTCCGGGACTCGGGCGATGACCTCTTCAGCCCGGGAAATGTAGTCCAGGGCCTCCCGTAAATCCCCGCGGAGGTAATGGACCCAGGCGATGCCGTACAGGGTCTTGCCGTGGAGCAGCGAGGGCGGTTCATCCTTCAACAGCGTCAGGGCGTCGTCGTAGTACTCCAGGGAACGGGGGTATTCGCTCAGCCGCTCGTGGGCCGACCCCATGTGCTCCATGATTTCCGCGCGCCCCACGGCGTCGCGGCAGTACCCCAGCGCGGCCGTGAAGAGGTCTATGGATTCGTGCGGCTTTCCCGTCTCCAGACAGACGTCGCCCCACTCGAGGTAGGCCCGGCGGGTGAGGTCCCCGTCCTGCGTGTTCTCGACCGCTTTGGCGTAAAAACGCTTCGCGTCCTCGTTCGCGTAGAGCGACGCGGCGTGTTTTCCGGCTTCGAAGTAGTACCGGGCGGCCTTCTCAGGCGCGCCGCCGTTTTCGAAGTGGTTGGCCACGAGCGACTGGTAGGCCTGGATGCGGTCGGAGTAGTTGCTCTCGATCCACTTCGCCGTCTTCAGGTGCAGCTCGCGGCGCTCCCGGTGGAGCAGGCTCTTGTAGACCGTCTCGTGCAAAAGGACGTGCTTGAAGATGTACTCCAGGTCATCCTCGAAGATGGACTCGAGCCGCCGGTGGATGAGGTCCCGCTTCTCCAGGTCCGCCAGGTAGTCGCCCACCGCGTAGTTCATCAGCTCGGTCACGATTCGCCGCCAGAACACCTCCCCGACGACGGAGGCGCGCTGGATGACCTTCTTCTCCTGGTCGGGGAGGTTGTCTATCCGGGAGCGGAGCACCCCCTCCACGGTGTCGGGAATTTCGAAGCTGCCCTCCTCCTCGTTCGTGTACCAGTGTCCGTCCCGGTATTCGAGGTCCCCCTTTTCGATGAGGTTCTTGATAATCTCCTCGACGAAGAAGGGGTTGCCGGCGGCGAGCTTGATGATGGCCCGCCGTTTGGTTTCGTCCAGCTCCTCGACGGTCAACAGCTCGGACAAGAGTCGGCGCGTGTCGTCGGGGGAAAGGTCCTCGAGATTGATCCTCGTGTGGCGTTCCGACTTCCGGAGCTCCTCCAGCAGGGTCCGCGTGGCCGCTTGGTCCCCGGGCGGGCGGGAATTGATGATAAACAGGCAGCGGGAATCAGCCAGGGACCGGACCAGATGGCCGATGAGCGTCAGGGAGGAGCTGTCGGACCACTGGACATCCTCCATCAGCACCACGATGATTTCCTCTTTGGCCAGGGCCCCCAGCAGCTCCTCCACCACCAGGAGCACCTGGTTGTGAATCTGCCGGGTGTCCTGGTCGTCGGGTGAATCCCCGTCCTGGTTGAGGGCGAGGATTTTCCGCAGGGTGCTCACGGCGTCCACGTCGCCGATCATCCGGCGGCCGAGAATCCTGGACAGCGACGTGGCGAGCTGGTCGGCCATCTCCCTTTGGGGCATGTCGTCCTTGATCCCGGTGGCCTTCTTGATTATCTCGGTGATGGGGTAGTACGGGGGGGCTCCCGCGTAGCCAAGGCAGCGGCCGTGCAGGACCCGGGGCCTCGAGTCCGCCTGGTGGAGGGTGAGGAAAAGCTCCTCCACCAGCCGGGTTTTCCCTATCCCGGCCTCTCCGACGATGGTCACGACCCGCAGCCCCTTCCCCTCCGCCACGTCCCGGTAGATGCCCCGGAGGAGGTCGAGCTCCTTCTTCCGCCCGATCAGGGGAGATGAGAGCCCGGGCACGCCGCGGATCTTGCCCCGCACGACCTTTTCCCCGACGACCTCGTGGCGCTTGAGCTCCGTGCGAAGGCCCTTGGCCCGGATGCGGGACAGCTCCTGGAAGGTGAAGAACTCCTTCGTCTTGCGGAAGACCTCGTCCGAGACGACGACGCCCCCCACGAGGCCGGTAGCCTCCAGCCGGGAGGCGATGTTGACGGCGTTGCCGAATACGTGGTGCGCGCGGCCCGGGGCCTGGGAGTGGTGGCTGACGATGACCTCGCCGAAGTGGACGCCGACGCGCACCTCGAGCTCCAGCCCCTCGTTGATGCCGTAGTTGCGGGCGCTGTCCACAATCCGCAGCCCGGCACGCACCGCCAGCTCGGCGTCGTTCTCGTGGGTCACCGGCACCCCGAACACCGCCATGACCGAGTCGCCGATGAACTTCTCCACCACCCCGTTCATGGCCACAACCCCATCGGTCATCACCCGGAGGCACTCCTCGATTTTGTCCTTGGTCTCCTCGGGGTCGTGGGTGGCCACGAGCTCGGTGAAGTTGCAGATGTCGGCGAAGAGGATGGCGACGTCCTTGCGTTCCTCCTCCACCGTAACCTCGACGAGCGGTTCGCCGCAACCGCCGCAGAAGCGTACGTTTGGTGCGTTTTGAAAGCCGCAGAGGCCGCAGATGATAGGTTCGGTCGTCATAAGAAAGTTGCTACTCGGACTGCACGTACTCCTCCATCAACTGCCGGACCACGAGCTCGGCGTTGTAGGTGCCGATATGAGCCAGGTCGGCAAAATCGTCGGGGTCGCCGCCGTAGGCCTCAACGCTGGTGAAATCCCGCCAGGAAAAGCCCTCGTATTCGATGGAATCCCAGTATTCCATTGCTTCGGCCAGTCTCTCCTCGTACGCGGTATGCTGCCGGAGGAAGTCGAGCAGCATCGGGTGGTTGCCGGTGACGTAGCCGATCACCCTGATGTCGTTTTCGGCGCAGAGGTCCATGAAGAGGTCGAAGTAAGCGATTCGGGAGGGATCAAGCTCAGTGAAGCCATTGTAAATACTGTAGAGTGATTGCATCAGGTTGCTCGAGACCTTGACCGCACTTTTACGCGGCTCCTTTATCATAAAGTCGCCGGTCAAGGGATCGAACTCGTATTTGCTACTGGGTTTGATCCCCGTCAGATGATTCCACAGGGCGGTGAAAGAGTAGCGCATCGAATCGCTGATGATCTGTAGGAGTTCTTCGTGACCGGCTTCAGGGAGGGGCAAATCCTCGATGAGGTAACGACTCAGTTCGGGGACCTGGAGAAGCTGCCGGTGTACGGGCCAGATGTTGCTCAGCAACTCCGGCTCCAGGCCGATGATGATTAACTTGATCGGTTTTCTGTTGTATTCTAAAAGTAATCGTAGTTGGCAGTAATAGTCCTCGGCGCGGGTCATGTTGACGCCGTAGTTGAAGGCTTTTAGTCCGTACTGCTTGAACTGGGCCGTCTCAAGCCGCATCACCCGGCTCGACCCAAAAATAAAGGCATCGTAATCCCGTTTGTTATCCGGATTATAGAGGTAGTCGTTGGTCTTAACGAAGCGGTAATGGGAGGCGACGGGGGTGATAGGTTGTTCGCCCGGGTAAATGTCCAGCGGGTCCACCAGGTACTGAAAAACCAGCAGGGCCAGGATGGGGAGCAGGAAGATCAAGAGACGCTTGAACACGGAAGACACATCCGCTCCTAGAACTGGAAGTAGATGAACTCGGAGCCGCCGAAGGTGCCGAAGAGGAGCATACCGATGACCAGAATATAGTAAATGCTCCAGCGAGCCCAGGTGGGTAACCGTTCTATTTGCATGGTGTGCCGTTTTCTCCGTTGGATCCACTCGATGATTAGAAGGCCGATACACACCAAGATCGGAACCAGGTAAAAGCGGTAGCCGACCTGGCCCGGCATGATCGGGTGGGTGACCATCCGGGCGAGGTAGCCGAAGGCCTGCCCGAGCGAATCGGATCGGAAGAACACCCAGCCCAAGAGGACCAACAGGAACGTCCCCAGCATCTGCCCCGTTTCCTTGAGGCTGGGCAGGAGGCGCTTTTTCGCCACGACGCCGGTGAAGGTCGGCGGCTTCTTCTTCAGAATCATGGGGATGAAGTAGAGCCCGTTCAACAGACCCCAGACGACGAAGGTCCAGTCGGGGCCGTGCCAGAGCCCGCTCACGGCGAAGGTCACCAGGGTGTAGCCAATCCAGCGCGCCTTCCCCCTGAACGGCCCACCCAGCGGGTAGAAGATGTAGTCGCGGAACCAGCTCATCATGGAGATGTGCCAGCGCCGCCAGAACTCGGTGATGTTCCGGGAAAAGTAGGGGCAGGCGAAGTTGGGATTGGTTTTGAACCCCAAGAGCTTCCCCACGCCGATGGCGATGTCCGAGTAGCCGGAGAAGTCGGCGTAGAGTTGGATGGCGTACAGAAAGACCCCGATACCCAGCACCAGGCCGTCCTGGTGGTCGTAGGTCAGGAAGACCGTGTCCACGTACCCGGCCAGAAAATCGGCCACCGCGATTTTCTTCACCAGTCCCCAGAGAATCTGCCGCAGACCGTCCTTGGCCTCGTCGGTGTCGAAGGTCCGGGGTTTCAAAAACTGCGGCAGGAGGTTCTTCGCCCGCTCGATGGGCCCGGCGAAGAGCTGGGGGAAGAAGGCGACGTAGGCGAAATACGCCACGACGTCCCTCGTCGGTTCGCACTTTCTCCGGAAGACGTCTATGGAGTAGGAGAGGGACTTGAAGGTGAAGAAGCTGATGCCCAGGGGGAGGACGACATCCAGGGTGGTCCGGCTCGCCTTCATCCCGAACAGGCCCAGAAGCTGCACCGCCGAGTCGGCGAAGAAATCGAAGTACTTGAAGAATCCGAGGATGCCGAGGTTGACGAGGAGGCTCACCGCCAGGAGCAGTCTCCGTCGCCCCGGCCTCTCCTCGACCGCCAGCCCCCGCCCCACGAGGTAGTCCGTCAGTGAGACGACTATTATCAGGCTGAGGAAGCGCCAGTCCCACCAGCCGTAGAAAAAGTAGCTCGCGGCGAGTAACAGAAGGTTTTGCCAGCGGGGGGGCTTGTGGCGCAGGAGCCAGTAGACGACGACCACCGCCGGGAGGAAGAGGGCGAACTGGAGGGAGTTGAAGAGCATCGTCGTCCGGCGGGTTCGAGTTCCAAACCGAGCCCTATTGTAACAAAACGAAGGTGTGCCTCTGGCGAACAGTTGACGGTCCATCGCTGCGGGCGGGGCGCAATTCTGTTAAAATTTCTGTGAGCCTTGCACATTACGGAGTCCCGATGAGGTACGCCGGTTCGTTGTTGATTCTCGCGGCCGGCCTCGCCGGTGCGTGGAACGTCTCGCCCGTGCCCGCGGGAAGCCCGCCGCCCGAGGGGATCTACCTCGGCCTTTCGGGCGGTTACGAGCTCTACCTGACCCGCGCGACACTGCCGGGGGCCGTCGAGATAGGCGACTCGGACGCGCCGCTCTACCTGGTCTCCTCAATCGAAGGGCCGGTGCGCCTGCCGGACGTCGTCCTCGTCCACGGCTTTTTACCCGATGGGAGCGCCGTCTGCCGGCTGACGCGGGAGGAGATTTTTCGGCTCTGCGGCGACCCGAATCTATACTTCCGTGAGCTGATGCCCGTCGTGCGCGCGCCGGAGAGGCCGACGCCG from the bacterium genome contains:
- a CDS encoding response regulator, encoding MRTSIGGADDNDYVAPSKENRPMPEKIIIVEDEIIVAMDLSLRLSRLGYDVIGVFSTGEEAVEECGKTRPDIILMDYMLRGELNGLEATKLIHSLYDTPVVMLSALPQNPDTRECDGYLVKPFELFGLKSTIENTLKNSRSMKAS
- a CDS encoding tetratricopeptide repeat protein, with translation MTTEPIICGLCGFQNAPNVRFCGGCGEPLVEVTVEEERKDVAILFADICNFTELVATHDPEETKDKIEECLRVMTDGVVAMNGVVEKFIGDSVMAVFGVPVTHENDAELAVRAGLRIVDSARNYGINEGLELEVRVGVHFGEVIVSHHSQAPGRAHHVFGNAVNIASRLEATGLVGGVVVSDEVFRKTKEFFTFQELSRIRAKGLRTELKRHEVVGEKVVRGKIRGVPGLSSPLIGRKKELDLLRGIYRDVAEGKGLRVVTIVGEAGIGKTRLVEELFLTLHQADSRPRVLHGRCLGYAGAPPYYPITEIIKKATGIKDDMPQREMADQLATSLSRILGRRMIGDVDAVSTLRKILALNQDGDSPDDQDTRQIHNQVLLVVEELLGALAKEEIIVVLMEDVQWSDSSSLTLIGHLVRSLADSRCLFIINSRPPGDQAATRTLLEELRKSERHTRINLEDLSPDDTRRLLSELLTVEELDETKRRAIIKLAAGNPFFVEEIIKNLIEKGDLEYRDGHWYTNEEEGSFEIPDTVEGVLRSRIDNLPDQEKKVIQRASVVGEVFWRRIVTELMNYAVGDYLADLEKRDLIHRRLESIFEDDLEYIFKHVLLHETVYKSLLHRERRELHLKTAKWIESNYSDRIQAYQSLVANHFENGGAPEKAARYYFEAGKHAASLYANEDAKRFYAKAVENTQDGDLTRRAYLEWGDVCLETGKPHESIDLFTAALGYCRDAVGRAEIMEHMGSAHERLSEYPRSLEYYDDALTLLKDEPPSLLHGKTLYGIAWVHYLRGDLREALDYISRAEEVIARVPEDDFASDKVRARIANIHASILNELKRLDEGREYQSRTLELYEKHGYLLGMQSALNNIATVEMEEGRYGTALELLLRSYDIAERCGDRLGLAVNCNNLASIYTAFGRFDRADELYTRYLEINAIIDNRLGDGYANYGLASLSRLRGEYEKADKHFRRAIEIYGEVGAHRMTLVVKLSLAVFYAEVGREEESEALFAEVGEFMDEKEMAVYRLSALGLTARRREFSANELGRLRDFLPAAEAGFEMETYRTSRVEEAVHLATLYERTGEAEKAARFWESARATFDEIVENIGDEESKGTFRKIMGKRGYVV
- a CDS encoding MBOAT family O-acyltransferase, with the translated sequence MLFNSLQFALFLPAVVVVYWLLRHKPPRWQNLLLLAASYFFYGWWDWRFLSLIIVVSLTDYLVGRGLAVEERPGRRRLLLAVSLLVNLGILGFFKYFDFFADSAVQLLGLFGMKASRTTLDVVLPLGISFFTFKSLSYSIDVFRRKCEPTRDVVAYFAYVAFFPQLFAGPIERAKNLLPQFLKPRTFDTDEAKDGLRQILWGLVKKIAVADFLAGYVDTVFLTYDHQDGLVLGIGVFLYAIQLYADFSGYSDIAIGVGKLLGFKTNPNFACPYFSRNITEFWRRWHISMMSWFRDYIFYPLGGPFRGKARWIGYTLVTFAVSGLWHGPDWTFVVWGLLNGLYFIPMILKKKPPTFTGVVAKKRLLPSLKETGQMLGTFLLVLLGWVFFRSDSLGQAFGYLARMVTHPIMPGQVGYRFYLVPILVCIGLLIIEWIQRRKRHTMQIERLPTWARWSIYYILVIGMLLFGTFGGSEFIYFQF